The DNA segment TCGCGGCAAGCAGCGCGCGCGACCCGGTCTGCGGGATGGCTGTCACGCCGCCCGCGGCAGCGCAGGTCGATTACCAGGGCTGTAACTATTTCTTTTGCTCGCAGCATTGCGCCGCCCGTTTCAAGGCCGATCCGGCGCGGTTTTTGAGCGCGCCTCCCACGACCGGCCACACCGGGCACGAGGGATCTGTTCATGCCCACGTCGTGTCTGTGTCCAAGGGGCCCGGCGCAGGTAAGTACACCTGCCCGATGCATCCCGAAGTCGCGACCGGCTCGGCCGGCGCCTGCCCCAAATGCGGGATGGCGCTTGAGCCGCTCTCCATTGAGCTCGGGGTCGAATACACCTGCCCGATGCATCCCGAGGTCGTAAGCGACCGACCTGGAGCTTGTCCCAAATGCGGGATGGCGCTTGAGCCGCGCGCGGTCGAAGCGGCCGAAGACACCCGCGAGCTTGACGACATGACACGCCGCTTTATCGTGGCAGCGGTGCTCGCGGTTCCAGTTCTCCTGCTGGCAATGGCGCCCAGGGCGCCCGGACTGCGCGAGTTGGCACCATTCTCGCGTCAATGGGTCCAATTGGCTCTCGCCACGCCGGTGGTACTATGGGCTGGCTGGCCCTTTTTTGTCCGCGCCTGGGCCTCCGTGCGCACCCTCTACCTGAATATGTTCACCCTGATCGCGCTGGGCGTGGGTATCTCCTACCTCTATAGCGTGGCCGCCTTGTTGGCGCGGCGTCTGTTTCCCGCCACGCTGCGGGTTAATGGTGTAGTTCCCAACTACTTCGAAGCCGCCGCCGTGATTACCACCCTGGTGCTGATGGGCCAGGTGCTGGAATTACGCGCCCGTAGCCGCACCAGCGGTGCGATCAAGGCGCTTTTAGGGCTGGCGCCCAAGAGTGCACACCGCCTGGGCGAAGGTGGGGAAGAGGAGGTGGCCTTGACCAAGATCATGCCCGGCGATCGCCTACGCGTGCGCCCGGGCGAGAAAATCCCGGTGGATGGCGTGGTTCTCGAAGGGCGCAGCACTGTGGATGAAGCGATGCTCACCGGCGAGCCACTGCCGGTGAGCAAAGAGCCGGGCGCGCGGGTGATCGGCGGCACGATTAACGGCACCGGCAGCTTTGTCATGCGCGCCGAGCGGGTGGGTGAGCAAACCCTGCTGGCCCAAATCGTGCGCATGGTGGCAGCGGCCCAGCGCACTCGCGCACCGATTCAAAGACTGGCCGATTCGGTTTCGGCCTATTTTGTTCCGGCGGTACTTGCCGCCGCGCTGGTTACCTTCGTCATCTGGTATCTGGTCGGGCCCCGCCCCAGCTTGGGTTATGCCCTGGTCAACGCGGTCGCAGTGTTGATTATCGCCTGCCCCTGCGCATTGGGCTTGGCCACCCCGATGGCGATCATGGTTGCCAGCGGGCGAGGCGCCGGCGCGGGGGTGCTAATCAGAGAGGCCGCCGCGCTGGAAGCTCTCAGCCGGGTCGACACCCTGGCAATCGATAAGACCGGGACACTGACTGAAGGCAAGCCCTCGCTAATCGCGACCGTCGCGCTCGCACCGCATAGCGAAGAGAGCCTCTTGGCCTTGGTAGCGGATATCGAGGCGCCCAGTGAACATCCCCTGGCCAAGCCGATTGTCGAGGCCGCCCGCCAGCGCGGCCATCAGCCTCAAGCGATCGCCGATTTCCAATCGGTCACCGGCCAAGGCGTGCTCGGCACGGTAGCATCGCATCGGGTATTAGCAGGCAACGCTCGCTTTCTAAGCGAGCACCAAATCGATATCGCGCCGCTTGCGTCGGCGCTGGAAACCGCCGCCGGCCAGGGCCATAGCGCGGTGCTGGTGGCGATCGATGGGCAGGCGGCCGGGATGCTGACGGTGGCCGATCCCATCAAGGAGTCCGCGCCGACAGCTTTGCGTATGCTGCGGGCCGAAGGTCTGCGGGTCGTGATGTTGACCGGGGACAATCGGGCCGCGGCCCAGGCGATTGCCGGCCGTCTGGGTTTGTCAGAAGTCGTCGCGGAGTTGTCGCCGGCGCAAAAGGCCGCGGAAATTAAGCGCTTGCAGGACAGCGGGCGCAAGGTAGCGATGGCCGGCGACGGTATCAACGATGCACCCGCCCTGGCCCAGGCTCAGGTCGGGATCGCGATGGGCAACGGCACTGACGTCGCAATCGAAAGCGCGGGCATCGTGATCGTCAAGGGCGATCTGGGCGGAGTCGTCAAGGCACGTGCGCTGAGCCGACTGACGATGCGCAACATCCGACAAAATCTTTTCTGGGCCTTTATCTACAATGTGCTGGGGGTACCACTGGCGGCGGGCGCGCTCTACCCCGCGCTGGGGCTTTTGCTAAGCCCAATGATCGCCAGCGCGGCGATGAGCTTCAGCTCGGTGTCGGTAATCGGCAACTCGCTACGCCTGCGCCGAGTGCGATTGTAAGGTTCACACTCCGCGCTGGTCGGGCGGCCAGATATGCTTGTGCATCTGCAACTGCATCCGTGCCGGCAGTCGGTCCTCCAACAGCCAGTTGGCCAAATCTCGCGGCGCCAGACGGCCGAAAACCGGGCTTAGCAAAACCGCGTTGACCCGCCGCGCGAGGTCGTTTGATAGCGTGGTTTGGCGCGCCCATTCGTAGTCGGCGCGATCGCTTAACACGAACTTGATTTCGTCGCGCTCAGTCAAATGGTGCAGGTTGTCGAACAGATTGCGACCGGACTCCGCGCTGCCTGGGCATTTGAGGTCCATGATTTTGATTACCCGCGGGTCCAACCGGCTCACGTCGCTGGCACCCGAGGTCTCGATCATGACCTGCAATCCGGCTTCCAGCAGCGCCGTGCATAGATCGTAAACGCCTTCTTGCAGCAGCGGTTCGCCGCCGGTGATCTCTACCAGGGGGCACTCGTAGGCCAGCACAGCCGCGACGATTTCGGACCGCGACCGGCGCTGCCCTTCATAAAAAGCGTACTCCGTGTCGCAGTAATTGCAGCGTAGATTGCAGCCGGTCAGGCGCACGAACACGCAGGGGCGACCGGCATGGGTAGATTCGCCCTGTAGGCTGTAAAAGATCTCGTTGATGACCAGCGAATCGGTCCGTTTAGCCATCGCTTTTCAACTGCGCGCGCGCCGCGCCGACAGCCTCCGCCATCACCCGGCGCAACGCCACTCCGTGTTGCAGTGAGGCACGCCGGCAATCCTCATACTCGGGTGTGATGGTTTGCACCTTTTCCGCAAACCGTGAGACCTTGACTGCGATCGGTCCCCAGTGCGTTGTTACGCTTATCATCTCGCGCTCCAGTTTGAGCCGTTCCACCTCGTGGAAGCGCAAACCGATGGTGGTGGTTTCCTCGAACAGGATAGCGGCAAGCCGCTCGCGCGCGGCTTGCTCCGCCAGCACGCTTACGATTACGCCGGGCCGGCCTTTCTTCATGACGGTGGGCGTGAGGGTAACATCACGCGCTCCCGCCGCCATCAGGCGCTGGGTTAGATGATCATAGACCTGCGGGTTGAGATCGTCGATATTGGTCTGAATTTCCAGCAAACGATCGCTCTGCAGCGCGCCTGAGCGCCGGCCTAACAGCACACGCAGCAGATTGGGGCGATCGGCGAAAGTCTTGCTTCCGGCGCCGTATCCGACCCGCTCGATCTCGAAGTCAAGCGGCAGCGCCGCCGGTTGGGCCAGGGCGCGGACAATCGCCGCGCCGGTGGGTGTCACCATCTCGGAGAGGCCGTCGCCCAAGCGCACGGGAAAACCCGCCAACAACTCCGCCGTGGCGGGAGGCGGGACCGGCAAGGGGCCGTGGGCGCTGCGCACAAAGCCCTGCCCCATTGGCAAGGGCGAAACCAGCAATGCGCCGATTTGGAGCTCGTGCAGGCACCAGGCCGTCGCCACGATATCGACGATCGAATCGACCGCGCCGACTTCGTGGAAATGAACCTTGTCAGGGGTGGTGTTGTGGACCTTAGCCTCGGCTTGCGCCAGCAGCTCGAACATCCGCAGTGCATCTTCCTTGACTGCGACCGCGAAGCCCGCCCTTTCGATCAACCTGCGGATCGGGCTTAGCGAGCGCTGGGGCTGAGGTCCGCGCACTTCGACCTCAAACTTGGTCGCGGCGATGCCGCTCAGCTCGCGCGCTCCCAGCTTAACTTCGTAGCCCTCCAACTCCATTGAGCCCAGCGCCGCTTTGAGAGCGGTGAAGTCGGCGCCGGCGGCCAGCAACGCCCCAACCATCATATCGCCGCTTATCCCGGAGAAAGCGTCGAGGTAGGCGCAACGCATAGCTTTACTTAACAGGAAGCCGCCACTACGATCAAAACATCGTCCCCGGGGCGGGCCTCGGCGAGGCCAACGAGTTGAGCAATGACGCAGGCGGACTTGGCGCTTTTTCGCCATCTGCTCGAGGAGCGCCGGCAAGAAATTCTAGCTGAAGCCGAGCGCGCGCTGGGCACAATGAACGGCGAGCGCTCCAATTTCGCCGATCCCGCCGATCGCGCCGCGATGGAATCGGCGCGCAACTTCGTCCTGCGCATGCGCGATCGCGAACGCAAGCTGCTGGCCAAGATTGACGAGGCAGTCGCCCGGATCGAGGACGGCAGCTACGGCCAATGCGAGGAATGCGGCCTGGCCATAGGGCTGGAGCGGCTTAAGGCGCGCCCGGTGACCACCTTGTGCATCGCCTGCAAGGCCTCGCAGGAGGCGCGCGAACGCCAACGCTGATGCGGTAGCACGCTCACCGACAACAAGGCAGGCAGGTTGTGAGGGTCAAAAAAGCGGTCATTCTCGCCGCCGGCTTCGGCACTCGAATGCTGCCGGCATCCAAGGCGATCCCCAAGGAAATTCTGCCGGTGGTCGACACTCCGGCGATCCAGCTCGTGGTCGAGGAAGTGGTCAAGTCGGGGATTCGCGAGATTATCTTCGTGATCAGCCCTGGCCGCACCACGGTGCTCAATCATTTCACCTCGGTGCCGGAATTGGAGGAGCATCTGCGCGTCAAGGGGCGCACTGACCTGCTAGAGTTGGTGCATTACAGCTCCAACCTGGCCCGCATCACTGCCGTCGAGCAGCGCGAGCCTCGCGGTCTGGGGCATGCCGTCTTGCAGGCACGCGCGGCGGTCTCAGAGGAACCCTTCGCGGTGCTACTACCCGACGACATTTTTTCCGGTACGCCTCCCTGCCTGCGGCAGTTGCTGGATGTCGCCGAAGAACGCGACGCACCCGTAGTGGCGCTGCTCAAGGTCGCTTACGGCGAGCTGTCCAAATACGGGATTGTCGCCGGCGACAAGGCGGGCGAGCGGCTTTTTCGCCTTAGTGGAATGGTCGAGAAACCGGCGCCCGAGAAAGCACCCAGCGATCTGGCGATCATGGGGCGTTATGTCTTGCCCCCGGAGATTTTCGCCCTGCTCGAGCACGCGCGACCGGGAGTTGGCGGGGAGATCCAGCTTACCGACGCCTTGATGAAGCTAAGTCAGCGCCGTCCGCTTTACGGCTATCAGGTCGAGGGCACCCGTTATGACCTCGGCGATCGTCTGGGCTTCATTCAGGCGCAAATTGGTTACGGGTTGCAACGGCCGGATCTGGCTGATAAGTTGCGAGCCTATTTGGAATCCCTGATTGGTCCACGTTAACTGGTTGGGGCAGTAGCTCAGCTGGGAGAGCACCACGTTCGCAACGTGGGGGTCGAGGGTTCAAATCCCTTCTGCTCCACCATTTTTCCCGGTAGAAACTTTATCCTTGGGTTTCATAAAGCAAACCTGGAGCAAACCCCACCTCGCTCATCCAGTCTGCTAAAGCTTCGCATGTTGAATCCGCCGCCAATATTCGGCTTCGGCTTTTGCGACTTTAGTCGAGACCGCGGGTCGCGAGCACCTCCTTCGCGGGCGATCTGTCTCCCGTGCAGTTGATCATGCGCGGCGCGTCAATCACGCGGAGCTTGAAGCCAAGCTCGGCGTACAACCGGAGGATTCGATCGGTGGCCTGATTCGACAGGACGGTCGGCCCCCGATGCTTTGACAACCAACGCGCTAGCCGAACCTGGTCGTCCCAACCGAAACCCTCCTTCGAATACGACCGGAATTCCACGTCGTACGGAGGGTCGGCGTAGAGGAAGTCGTCGGGCTCGACCGAGACCTGTTCAAAGTCCCCGGTCGAGAATTGCCAGTTGGCGAGAATGCAGCGGTAGCTGCTGAAATCGCGCTTATAGTTGATGCTTTTGTATCGACCAAATGGGACGTTGAAATGGCCGCTCGAATTGAAGCGGCACAGGCCGTTGTAACAGGTGCGGTTCAAGTAGTAGAAGAGCGCCGCCGCCTCGGCGGACGCGGCTCCGCCATGGGAAATGAGCTGGTTAAAACGGCTCCGGTGCTCGTAAAAGAGCGCCTCGCGGTTGGCGAATTCGAGCTTGCAATCTACTTTGAGACCGCGCTTCAGCCACGAATAGAAATGCACCGCGTGTGGGTTGATGTCGTTCAGAAGCGCGCGCTCGGGACGCAAGCTCAGGGCAACGGCCAGACCACCGCAAAAGGGCTCGACTAGACGGCGGTGCTGGTGCGCCGTCCATATTTCGGCCAAGTGAGGAGCGAGCCACCGTTTGCCGCCTGCCCATTTGAGAGGAGGTCGAACTGCAATCGTCTGTCCCCGCACAGCCGCAACCACCCCCATCACGCCTTCACCTTTACCCTAGCGCCGGGTCAAGGGCGAGAGTTGGTACCTTATGATTTGCCGGCGTGCTGAGCGTCTGTGGACAACCCGCGACACAAAAAACGATTCTGGTTACCCCTTGCCAATTCGCAATACTCGCGTCATACGCTCCCGGAAGGCGCCGTTATGATCACTGCTCAAAGCGGAGGCGGAGGAGCCTGATCGAGTTGCCCCACGTGGGACAAACTTACCGAACGGCCACTTTGAGACACATTTCGAGCCGAAAACAAACAGAGTCACGAATTTCTTTATCCTCTTAAGGGGGAAGAGATTACTTTTTATTTAATCCGCGCGACTGGGTCGTTGGTGTGACGTTTTCGTGTGAAACCAGCCGCTACCTGGCGCCGTGTAAAGCAAGAAAAGCGCATAGATCTGCAATCCGAGTTCGGGCAGAGCCGTTTTCAACACATCACGATAAGGCGGCGACAGCGTAAAGATGGCATCAAGGATGAAGCCGACCAGCAGACTGCTGCGCGCCCAGTTTTTACC comes from the Candidatus Binataceae bacterium genome and includes:
- a CDS encoding heavy metal translocating P-type ATPase; amino-acid sequence: MTDGGQAIAASSARDPVCGMAVTPPAAAQVDYQGCNYFFCSQHCAARFKADPARFLSAPPTTGHTGHEGSVHAHVVSVSKGPGAGKYTCPMHPEVATGSAGACPKCGMALEPLSIELGVEYTCPMHPEVVSDRPGACPKCGMALEPRAVEAAEDTRELDDMTRRFIVAAVLAVPVLLLAMAPRAPGLRELAPFSRQWVQLALATPVVLWAGWPFFVRAWASVRTLYLNMFTLIALGVGISYLYSVAALLARRLFPATLRVNGVVPNYFEAAAVITTLVLMGQVLELRARSRTSGAIKALLGLAPKSAHRLGEGGEEEVALTKIMPGDRLRVRPGEKIPVDGVVLEGRSTVDEAMLTGEPLPVSKEPGARVIGGTINGTGSFVMRAERVGEQTLLAQIVRMVAAAQRTRAPIQRLADSVSAYFVPAVLAAALVTFVIWYLVGPRPSLGYALVNAVAVLIIACPCALGLATPMAIMVASGRGAGAGVLIREAAALEALSRVDTLAIDKTGTLTEGKPSLIATVALAPHSEESLLALVADIEAPSEHPLAKPIVEAARQRGHQPQAIADFQSVTGQGVLGTVASHRVLAGNARFLSEHQIDIAPLASALETAAGQGHSAVLVAIDGQAAGMLTVADPIKESAPTALRMLRAEGLRVVMLTGDNRAAAQAIAGRLGLSEVVAELSPAQKAAEIKRLQDSGRKVAMAGDGINDAPALAQAQVGIAMGNGTDVAIESAGIVIVKGDLGGVVKARALSRLTMRNIRQNLFWAFIYNVLGVPLAAGALYPALGLLLSPMIASAAMSFSSVSVIGNSLRLRRVRL
- a CDS encoding radical SAM protein, which gives rise to MAKRTDSLVINEIFYSLQGESTHAGRPCVFVRLTGCNLRCNYCDTEYAFYEGQRRSRSEIVAAVLAYECPLVEITGGEPLLQEGVYDLCTALLEAGLQVMIETSGASDVSRLDPRVIKIMDLKCPGSAESGRNLFDNLHHLTERDEIKFVLSDRADYEWARQTTLSNDLARRVNAVLLSPVFGRLAPRDLANWLLEDRLPARMQLQMHKHIWPPDQRGV
- the larC gene encoding nickel pincer cofactor biosynthesis protein LarC — translated: MAKKRQVRLRHCSTRWPRRGPPRGRCFDRSGGFLLSKAMRCAYLDAFSGISGDMMVGALLAAGADFTALKAALGSMELEGYEVKLGARELSGIAATKFEVEVRGPQPQRSLSPIRRLIERAGFAVAVKEDALRMFELLAQAEAKVHNTTPDKVHFHEVGAVDSIVDIVATAWCLHELQIGALLVSPLPMGQGFVRSAHGPLPVPPPATAELLAGFPVRLGDGLSEMVTPTGAAIVRALAQPAALPLDFEIERVGYGAGSKTFADRPNLLRVLLGRRSGALQSDRLLEIQTNIDDLNPQVYDHLTQRLMAAGARDVTLTPTVMKKGRPGVIVSVLAEQAARERLAAILFEETTTIGLRFHEVERLKLEREMISVTTHWGPIAVKVSRFAEKVQTITPEYEDCRRASLQHGVALRRVMAEAVGAARAQLKSDG
- the dksA gene encoding RNA polymerase-binding protein DksA — translated: MTQADLALFRHLLEERRQEILAEAERALGTMNGERSNFADPADRAAMESARNFVLRMRDRERKLLAKIDEAVARIEDGSYGQCEECGLAIGLERLKARPVTTLCIACKASQEARERQR
- a CDS encoding UTP--glucose-1-phosphate uridylyltransferase — protein: MRVKKAVILAAGFGTRMLPASKAIPKEILPVVDTPAIQLVVEEVVKSGIREIIFVISPGRTTVLNHFTSVPELEEHLRVKGRTDLLELVHYSSNLARITAVEQREPRGLGHAVLQARAAVSEEPFAVLLPDDIFSGTPPCLRQLLDVAEERDAPVVALLKVAYGELSKYGIVAGDKAGERLFRLSGMVEKPAPEKAPSDLAIMGRYVLPPEIFALLEHARPGVGGEIQLTDALMKLSQRRPLYGYQVEGTRYDLGDRLGFIQAQIGYGLQRPDLADKLRAYLESLIGPR
- a CDS encoding Dam family site-specific DNA-(adenine-N6)-methyltransferase is translated as MGVVAAVRGQTIAVRPPLKWAGGKRWLAPHLAEIWTAHQHRRLVEPFCGGLAVALSLRPERALLNDINPHAVHFYSWLKRGLKVDCKLEFANREALFYEHRSRFNQLISHGGAASAEAAALFYYLNRTCYNGLCRFNSSGHFNVPFGRYKSINYKRDFSSYRCILANWQFSTGDFEQVSVEPDDFLYADPPYDVEFRSYSKEGFGWDDQVRLARWLSKHRGPTVLSNQATDRILRLYAELGFKLRVIDAPRMINCTGDRSPAKEVLATRGLD